One Deinococcus sp. LM3 genomic region harbors:
- a CDS encoding NAD(P)H-hydrate dehydratase, whose translation MPWVLDGEGARAVDARLEAAGLLDLTMEEAGRAVADAAHAAFPHGAALLLAGGGANGGDAFVAARHLLALGREVLVLALPSRHPLTRLNRRRWRAVGGVTRACSAAALTRAAPGAGVIVDGLLGTGFRPPLRPALAGVIAALNEARARGAPVLAVDLPSGLTDSLATVPDGAAGADLTVTFMGLKPALLFGAAAARAGPVQLVPLRVPGDWVAAHALAAQPTDAQVAALLPVRRADAHKGAAGRVWIVGGHPGTVGAAGMAGVGALRAGAGLVTVHSAAQVPLLMPELMVHRHADLRSALLGTPESGRPDAVAVGMGLGPDAAALAREILGWGVPTVLDADALQPELAGCGHDRCVWTPHPGEAARLLGCATADVTSDPLAAARALHARLGGAVVLKGGPSVVAHAGGLSVSRGGHPGMASGGMGDTLSGVLAALLGQGLGAADAAVAGVRLHARAGERAAGQHGYGLSASDVAQELGGAWRDLCAADPPPHMHPRGVKFP comes from the coding sequence GTGCCGTGGGTCTTGGACGGCGAGGGGGCGAGGGCGGTCGACGCGCGCCTGGAGGCCGCCGGACTGCTGGACCTGACCATGGAGGAGGCCGGGCGGGCCGTGGCGGACGCCGCGCACGCCGCCTTCCCGCACGGCGCGGCGTTGCTGCTGGCGGGCGGCGGCGCGAACGGCGGTGACGCCTTCGTGGCGGCCCGGCACCTGCTGGCCCTGGGCCGCGAGGTGCTGGTGCTGGCCCTGCCGTCCCGGCATCCGCTGACGCGGCTGAACCGGCGGCGCTGGCGGGCGGTGGGCGGCGTGACCCGCGCGTGCAGCGCGGCGGCCCTGACCCGCGCCGCGCCGGGGGCGGGCGTGATCGTGGACGGCCTGCTGGGCACCGGGTTCCGGCCGCCGCTGCGGCCCGCGCTGGCGGGGGTGATCGCGGCGCTGAACGAGGCGCGGGCGCGGGGCGCGCCGGTCCTGGCCGTGGACCTGCCGAGCGGCCTGACGGACTCGCTGGCGACCGTGCCGGACGGCGCGGCGGGCGCGGACCTGACGGTCACGTTCATGGGCCTGAAACCGGCGCTGCTGTTCGGGGCGGCGGCGGCGCGGGCGGGGCCGGTGCAACTGGTGCCGCTGCGGGTGCCCGGCGACTGGGTGGCGGCGCACGCGCTGGCCGCACAGCCGACCGACGCGCAGGTGGCCGCGCTGCTGCCGGTGCGCCGCGCGGACGCGCACAAGGGCGCGGCGGGCCGCGTGTGGATCGTGGGCGGGCACCCCGGCACGGTGGGCGCGGCGGGCATGGCGGGCGTGGGGGCGTTGCGGGCCGGGGCGGGTCTGGTCACGGTGCACTCGGCGGCGCAGGTGCCGCTGCTGATGCCGGAACTGATGGTTCACCGGCACGCGGACCTGCGCTCGGCGCTGCTGGGCACGCCAGAGTCGGGGCGGCCGGACGCCGTGGCGGTCGGCATGGGCCTGGGTCCGGACGCGGCCGCGCTGGCCCGCGAGATCCTGGGCTGGGGCGTGCCGACCGTGCTGGACGCCGACGCGCTGCAACCGGAACTGGCGGGCTGCGGGCATGACCGCTGCGTCTGGACGCCGCATCCGGGCGAGGCGGCGCGGCTGCTGGGGTGCGCCACGGCCGACGTGACGAGTGATCCGCTGGCGGCGGCGCGCGCCCTGCACGCGCGGCTGGGCGGCGCGGTCGTCCTGAAGGGCGGCCCGAGCGTCGTGGCGCATGCCGGTGGCCTGAGCGTGTCGCGTGGCGGGCATCCGGGCATGGCGAGCGGCGGCATGGGCGATACCCTTTCGGGTGTGCTGGCCGCGCTGCTCGGTCAGGGGCTGGGCGCGGCCGACGCGGCGGTGGCCGGGGTGCGCCTGCACGCCCGCGCCGGGGAGCGCGCCGCCGGGCAGCACGGCTACGGCCTGAGCGCCTCGGACGTCGCGCAGGAACTCGGGGGGGCGTGGCGGGATCTGTGCGCGGCCGACCCTCCCCCCCACATGCACCCGCGCGGCGTGAAGTTTCCCTGA
- a CDS encoding tetratricopeptide repeat protein, with amino-acid sequence MTVPLDPPAPERPSTLGELIAAGDWARARAGAIEQQAPLDLQEALDAALDFRDELRARRYPGVRRALADLTRLLPLLTGEDGAALRAALDPQALGAAVAALDASQKITDPDELAAALSGALALNATRAEALNQQGVLLAVTGQEDRARQTLEAALEADPGHYRALTNLGNLDMEAGRYAQAEAIYRRVLLLNPDYDGGHHNLGVALRRQGRIAEGVRSIRQGQRLSLKRSKTDTDAEMKEQFARSAAMRNLRWLLLAVAALVLFLALRGGGG; translated from the coding sequence GTGACCGTTCCGCTCGACCCGCCGGCCCCCGAGCGGCCGTCCACGCTGGGCGAGCTGATCGCGGCGGGTGACTGGGCGCGGGCGCGGGCCGGGGCCATTGAGCAGCAGGCCCCGCTGGACCTGCAGGAGGCGCTGGACGCCGCGCTGGACTTCCGGGACGAGCTGCGGGCGCGGCGCTATCCGGGCGTGCGGCGGGCGCTGGCGGACCTGACGCGGCTGCTGCCGCTGCTGACCGGCGAGGACGGCGCGGCGCTGCGGGCAGCGCTGGACCCGCAGGCGCTGGGCGCGGCGGTGGCGGCGCTGGACGCCTCGCAGAAGATCACGGACCCGGATGAACTGGCCGCGGCGCTGAGCGGCGCGCTGGCCCTGAACGCCACGCGCGCCGAGGCGCTCAACCAGCAGGGCGTGCTGCTGGCCGTGACCGGTCAGGAGGACCGGGCGCGTCAGACGCTGGAGGCCGCGCTGGAGGCCGACCCCGGCCACTACCGCGCCCTGACGAACCTGGGCAACCTGGACATGGAGGCCGGGCGGTACGCGCAGGCCGAGGCGATCTACCGGCGGGTGCTGCTGCTGAACCCCGATTACGACGGTGGGCATCACAACCTGGGGGTGGCGCTGCGCCGCCAGGGACGGATCGCCGAGGGCGTGCGGTCCATCCGGCAGGGGCAGCGGCTGAGCCTGAAACGCTCGAAGACCGACACGGACGCCGAGATGAAAGAGCAGTTCGCGCGCAGCGCCGCCATGCGGAATCTGCGCTGGCTGCTGCTGGCGGTCGCGGCGCTGGTCCTGTTCCTGGCGCTGCGCGGCGGCGGCGGCTAG
- the rsmA gene encoding 16S rRNA (adenine(1518)-N(6)/adenine(1519)-N(6))-dimethyltransferase RsmA, with the protein MKHPAPPASQDDAPATSAPLYSPARVRELLTRHGLKPTKSLGQNFLIDGNILRAIAEAGGAAPGVPVLEIGPGLGVLTREIHSRGAQVTTLEKDERLRAVLAETLGDTDVQIIWGDALDFDYAGLPAGTRVIANLPYYITGLLLSRFMRAPAIVSATVLVQKEVGQRLAAKPGTDNYGFLSAIAALYGSVRHVRDVPKGAFLPAPDVTSSVIRLDFDRDRPAPEPEFLKFIEAALHHRRKTLRNNLRMIGHEGEAIDATLADLNIRPDVRAEDVALGDLRDMAVKLGVIR; encoded by the coding sequence TTGAAACACCCCGCCCCCCCTGCCTCCCAAGACGACGCGCCCGCCACGAGCGCCCCGCTGTACTCGCCGGCCCGCGTGCGCGAACTGCTGACCCGGCACGGCCTGAAACCCACCAAGAGCCTCGGGCAGAACTTCCTGATCGACGGGAACATCCTGCGCGCCATCGCCGAGGCCGGCGGGGCCGCGCCGGGCGTGCCGGTCCTGGAAATCGGCCCCGGCCTGGGCGTCCTGACCCGCGAGATCCACTCGCGCGGCGCGCAGGTCACCACCCTGGAAAAAGACGAGCGGCTGCGCGCCGTGCTGGCCGAGACGCTGGGCGACACCGACGTGCAGATCATCTGGGGCGACGCCCTGGACTTCGACTACGCTGGCCTGCCGGCCGGAACGCGCGTGATCGCCAACCTGCCGTACTACATCACGGGGCTGCTGCTCTCGCGGTTCATGCGCGCCCCCGCCATCGTGTCCGCGACCGTGCTGGTCCAGAAGGAAGTCGGGCAGCGGCTCGCCGCGAAACCCGGCACCGACAACTACGGCTTCCTGAGTGCCATCGCCGCGCTGTACGGCAGCGTCCGCCACGTCCGCGACGTGCCCAAGGGCGCGTTCCTGCCCGCCCCGGACGTGACCAGCAGCGTCATCCGCCTGGATTTCGACCGCGACCGCCCGGCCCCGGAACCCGAATTCCTGAAGTTCATCGAGGCGGCCCTGCACCACCGCCGCAAGACGCTGCGCAACAACCTGCGCATGATCGGCCACGAGGGCGAGGCCATCGACGCCACGCTCGCAGACCTGAACATCCGCCCCGACGTGCGCGCCGAGGACGTCGCGCTGGGTGACCTGCGTGACATGGCTGTGAAACTCGGCGTGATACGGTAG
- a CDS encoding carbohydrate kinase family protein: MKFYVIGDVTVDHLYHLDRLPAPGEEVTPRHASMKPGGAGGTISVTLARLGHTVTLAARVGDDPFAEYALSRVRESGVSESAIQRDPERLTSTITVMQTGAGERAMISDGAANRQLDPAKLKAKDIESADALIINAYAMIEGPQREYALKAIEAARSAKTRVPVFIDLGTGAVNKAGTSLKADVLGADYLMLNQHELQALTGTSSISAALAQLGEAGAQQVIVKVGKMGSITWTPTETELVDAVRPEGKVVDSTGAGDTFTAAFAHAILGGASMAGAARAANAAGALAATGIGAQERSITAADLAGALPGAAPTPAAPAAAEAPTPAPAPARTTRARKTSAS, translated from the coding sequence GTGAAGTTCTACGTTATCGGCGACGTGACCGTTGACCACCTCTACCACCTCGACCGCCTGCCCGCACCGGGCGAGGAAGTCACCCCCCGGCACGCCAGCATGAAACCCGGCGGGGCCGGCGGCACCATCAGCGTCACCCTGGCCCGCCTGGGCCACACCGTCACCCTGGCCGCCCGCGTCGGTGACGACCCCTTCGCCGAGTACGCCCTGAGCCGCGTGCGCGAGAGCGGCGTCAGCGAGAGCGCCATCCAGCGCGACCCGGAACGCCTAACCAGCACCATCACGGTCATGCAGACCGGCGCGGGCGAACGCGCCATGATCAGCGACGGAGCCGCCAACCGCCAGCTCGACCCGGCCAAACTGAAAGCCAAGGACATCGAGTCGGCCGACGCCCTGATCATCAACGCCTACGCCATGATCGAGGGGCCGCAGCGCGAGTACGCCCTGAAGGCCATCGAGGCGGCCCGCAGCGCCAAGACCCGCGTGCCGGTCTTCATCGACCTGGGCACCGGCGCCGTGAACAAGGCCGGCACCAGCCTGAAAGCCGACGTGCTGGGCGCCGACTACCTGATGCTCAACCAGCACGAACTGCAGGCCCTGACCGGCACGAGTTCCATCAGCGCCGCCCTGGCGCAGCTCGGCGAGGCCGGCGCGCAGCAGGTCATCGTGAAGGTCGGCAAGATGGGCTCGATCACCTGGACGCCCACCGAGACCGAACTGGTCGACGCGGTGCGACCCGAAGGCAAGGTCGTCGACTCGACTGGCGCGGGCGACACCTTCACCGCCGCTTTCGCGCACGCCATCCTGGGCGGCGCGAGCATGGCCGGGGCCGCCCGCGCCGCCAACGCCGCCGGGGCACTCGCCGCGACCGGCATCGGCGCGCAGGAACGCTCGATCACGGCCGCCGACCTGGCCGGTGCGCTGCCCGGCGCGGCCCCCACCCCGGCCGCGCCCGCCGCCGCAGAGGCGCCCACTCCGGCGCCCGCCCCGGCCCGCACGACCCGCGCCCGCAAGACCAGCGCCAGCTGA